A window of Streptomyces sp. DG1A-41 contains these coding sequences:
- a CDS encoding extracellular solute-binding protein produces the protein MDLSRRGFLQAAALTAAASGLTVACGNGSGSAGGKNGKNLTLWYWGGALSDKVVAEAKTHFSGQVKLTAASIGGDFKQKLTTTLAAGTSVPDITGIKGEDMASFLPNGNRFLDLNDLGFKELSSKYLDWKTKLAQTEDGKQIGFPIDIGPTALFYRADLFDKAGLPTDPEKVAAEAGTWEDYFALGTELRKKLPGTYLVNNISSVFNIAVGQGTERFIDKNNRFIGDQDHIRTAWNTAVRPYSLGIDAKINDNTWNAAIGKSLTTELGAAWHALDIEQAAPDTKGKWRVCATPGGPANQGGSYLALPKQCRNPEEAFKIISWILSPENDARGFADAAIFPAAPAAYSMPAMTGGDPFFGGQKVIEVFGPAAKAIPASYEAPADAAVMAPYFTELTNIEAKGKKPDDAWKDAVAQAKQIARRQGVK, from the coding sequence GTGGACCTTTCTCGTAGAGGCTTCCTCCAGGCCGCCGCGCTCACCGCGGCCGCCTCCGGTCTGACCGTCGCATGCGGCAACGGCTCAGGTTCGGCCGGCGGCAAGAACGGCAAGAACCTCACCTTGTGGTACTGGGGAGGTGCGCTCAGCGACAAGGTGGTCGCCGAGGCCAAGACGCACTTCAGCGGCCAGGTCAAGCTGACCGCCGCCTCCATCGGCGGCGACTTCAAGCAGAAGCTCACCACCACCCTCGCGGCGGGCACCTCCGTGCCCGACATCACCGGCATCAAGGGCGAGGACATGGCGTCCTTCCTGCCCAACGGGAACCGCTTCCTCGACCTGAACGACCTGGGCTTCAAGGAGCTCTCGTCCAAGTACCTGGACTGGAAGACCAAACTCGCCCAGACCGAGGACGGCAAGCAGATCGGCTTCCCGATCGACATCGGTCCCACCGCGCTCTTCTACCGCGCGGACCTGTTCGACAAGGCCGGGCTGCCCACCGACCCCGAGAAGGTCGCCGCCGAGGCCGGGACCTGGGAGGACTACTTCGCGCTGGGTACCGAGCTGCGGAAGAAGCTGCCCGGCACCTACCTGGTCAACAACATCAGCTCGGTGTTCAACATCGCGGTCGGCCAGGGCACCGAGCGGTTCATCGACAAGAACAACCGCTTCATCGGCGACCAGGACCACATCCGCACCGCGTGGAACACGGCGGTCCGCCCGTACTCCCTGGGCATCGACGCCAAGATCAACGACAACACCTGGAACGCCGCCATCGGCAAGAGCCTGACCACCGAACTCGGCGCGGCCTGGCACGCGCTGGACATCGAGCAGGCCGCCCCGGACACCAAGGGCAAGTGGCGGGTCTGCGCGACGCCCGGCGGACCGGCCAACCAGGGCGGCTCCTACCTGGCCCTGCCCAAGCAGTGCCGGAACCCCGAAGAGGCATTCAAGATCATCAGCTGGATCCTCAGCCCGGAGAACGACGCCCGCGGCTTCGCCGACGCCGCGATCTTCCCCGCCGCGCCGGCGGCGTACTCCATGCCGGCCATGACGGGCGGCGACCCCTTCTTCGGCGGGCAGAAGGTCATCGAGGTCTTCGGCCCGGCCGCCAAGGCCATCCCGGCCAGCTACGAGGCACCCGCCGACGCCGCCGTCATGGCCCCCTACTTCACCGAACTGACCAACATCGAGGCCAAGGGCAAGAAGCCCGACGACGCCTGGAAGGACGCGGTCGCCCAGGCCAAGCAGATCGCCAGGCGACAGGGGGTGAAGTGA
- a CDS encoding carbohydrate kinase family protein, translated as MDDDRPDVLLTGLLFYDLVLTGLGKPPTPGEEIWTAGMGCGPGGIANLAVAAGRFGLRTSLATVFGDDFYGEHCRDVLCDQEDIDLSLSRTADGWPTPVTVSVAYGHDRALITHGQEPPYSQDVLMGDPPEARTALVHIEAQPREWLAKAAANGTQIYADVGWDPAQEWSTDLLDQLALCHAFLPNETEAMAYTRTDTAVAALGTLSELVPVAVVTRGGDGAIAVDQITGEYAEVPALDINVVDATGAGDVFGASFVAASLGGWPLEQRLRFAVLASGLSVQHHGGALAAPGWYGVDRWWSSLTDPELRRAYGFLADRIPADVGPPVRHAPVTPPAPHTPVGPRA; from the coding sequence GTGGACGACGACCGGCCCGATGTGCTGCTGACCGGGCTGCTCTTCTACGACCTCGTCCTCACGGGACTGGGGAAGCCGCCGACGCCGGGCGAGGAGATCTGGACGGCGGGCATGGGCTGCGGCCCGGGCGGCATCGCCAACCTGGCGGTGGCCGCGGGCCGCTTCGGCCTGCGCACCTCGCTGGCCACGGTGTTCGGCGACGACTTCTACGGCGAGCACTGCCGGGACGTCCTCTGCGACCAGGAGGACATCGACCTCTCGCTCTCCCGTACGGCGGACGGCTGGCCGACACCGGTCACCGTCTCCGTCGCGTACGGCCACGACCGGGCCCTGATCACCCACGGCCAGGAGCCGCCGTACTCCCAGGACGTGCTGATGGGCGACCCGCCCGAGGCACGCACCGCTCTCGTCCACATCGAGGCCCAGCCGCGCGAGTGGCTCGCCAAGGCCGCGGCGAACGGCACACAGATCTACGCCGACGTCGGCTGGGACCCCGCCCAGGAGTGGTCCACGGATCTGCTGGACCAGCTCGCCCTGTGCCACGCCTTCCTCCCCAACGAGACCGAGGCGATGGCCTACACCCGCACCGACACCGCGGTCGCGGCGCTCGGCACGCTCTCCGAGCTGGTGCCGGTGGCCGTCGTGACGCGGGGCGGGGACGGCGCGATCGCCGTCGACCAGATCACCGGCGAGTACGCGGAGGTTCCCGCCCTCGACATCAATGTCGTGGACGCGACAGGTGCCGGGGACGTCTTCGGCGCGAGCTTCGTCGCGGCCTCGCTCGGCGGCTGGCCGCTGGAGCAGCGGCTGCGGTTCGCGGTGCTCGCCTCCGGGCTGTCGGTCCAGCACCACGGTGGTGCCCTCGCGGCCCCGGGCTGGTACGGAGTCGACCGCTGGTGGAGCTCGCTGACCGACCCGGAACTGCGACGCGCGTACGGCTTCCTGGCCGACCGCATCCCGGCTGACGTCGGCCCGCCCGTGCGTCACGCCCCCGTCACCCCGCCGGCCCCTCACACGCCGGTCGGCCCGCGCGCCTGA
- a CDS encoding DeoR/GlpR family DNA-binding transcription regulator has translation MLAERRHQLILRALRSGGPASVTDLSEQLGVSPATIRRDLVKLEEDGLLTRVHGGAVVEEGDQPFAEVAEVRVAEKDAIAERAAAMIKDGQSVLLDIGTTAYRLARQLHGRRLTVITSNLVVYEELADDEGIELVLLGGMVRREYRSLVGFLTEDNLRQLHADWLFLGTSGVRPGGQVMDTTVVEVPVKRAMIKAGEKVVLLADAAKFPGHGMAQVCGPGDLDVVVTNEPVDPATRASLQEAGVEVVVTGRVQT, from the coding sequence GTGCTGGCAGAACGACGACACCAACTCATCCTGCGGGCCCTGCGCTCCGGCGGGCCCGCGTCCGTGACCGACCTCTCGGAGCAACTGGGCGTGAGTCCCGCCACAATCAGGCGTGACCTGGTCAAACTGGAAGAAGACGGGCTGCTGACGCGCGTCCACGGCGGCGCCGTGGTCGAGGAGGGCGACCAGCCCTTCGCCGAGGTCGCCGAGGTGCGCGTGGCCGAGAAGGACGCCATAGCCGAACGTGCGGCGGCCATGATCAAGGACGGCCAGTCGGTGCTGCTGGACATCGGGACGACGGCCTACCGCCTGGCCCGGCAGCTGCACGGCCGCCGGCTCACCGTGATCACCAGCAACCTGGTGGTCTACGAGGAGCTCGCCGACGACGAGGGCATCGAGCTGGTCCTGCTCGGCGGCATGGTCCGCCGCGAGTACCGCTCCCTGGTCGGCTTCCTCACCGAGGACAACCTGCGCCAGTTGCACGCCGACTGGCTCTTCCTCGGCACCAGCGGTGTGCGGCCCGGCGGCCAGGTCATGGACACGACGGTCGTGGAGGTGCCGGTCAAGCGCGCCATGATCAAGGCAGGCGAGAAAGTCGTGCTACTCGCCGACGCGGCGAAGTTCCCGGGGCACGGGATGGCGCAGGTCTGCGGTCCCGGGGACCTGGACGTGGTGGTGACGAACGAGCCGGTCGATCCGGCGACGCGGGCCTCTTTGCAGGAGGCAGGCGTCGAGGTCGTCGTGACGGGAAGGGTGCAGACGTGA
- a CDS encoding 6-phospho-beta-glucosidase — translation MKLTILGGGGFRVPLVYGALLQDHAEGRVTHVVLHDPDAARLSAVTRVLAEQAAGVPDAPEVTATTDLDEALRGADFVFSAIRVGGLEGRANDERVALAEGVLGQETVGAGGIAYGLRTVPVAVDIARRVARLAPDAWVINFTNPAGLVTEAMSRHLGDRVIGICDSPVGLGRRIARVLGVKNPGEAWIDYVGLNHLGWVRGLRVAGRDELPRLLADPDLLGSFEEGKLFGVDWLRSLGAIPNEYLHYYYFNREAVRAYQQAEKTRGAFLHDQQARFYAEMRNPDAPAWKVWDQTRAEREATYMAENRETAGAGERDEDDLSGGYEKVALALMRAIARDERTTLILNVRNQRTLSVLDTDAVIEVPCLVDANGAHPVTVDPLPGHATGLVCAVKAVEREVLAAADSGSRATAVKAFALHPLVDSVTVARRLVEGYTEVHPGLAYLR, via the coding sequence GTGAAGCTGACCATTCTGGGCGGCGGAGGATTCCGCGTGCCGCTGGTGTACGGGGCGCTCCTCCAGGACCACGCCGAGGGCCGGGTGACGCACGTCGTCCTGCACGATCCGGATGCCGCGAGACTGTCCGCGGTGACGCGTGTCCTCGCCGAGCAGGCGGCCGGCGTCCCCGACGCGCCCGAGGTGACCGCCACCACCGATCTGGACGAGGCCCTGCGCGGCGCCGACTTCGTGTTCTCCGCGATCCGCGTCGGCGGCCTGGAGGGCCGCGCGAACGACGAGCGGGTGGCCCTGGCCGAGGGTGTCCTCGGCCAGGAGACGGTCGGCGCGGGCGGCATCGCCTACGGCCTGCGCACCGTCCCGGTCGCCGTCGACATCGCCCGGCGGGTCGCCCGCCTGGCGCCGGACGCCTGGGTCATCAATTTCACCAACCCGGCCGGCCTGGTCACCGAGGCCATGTCCCGCCACCTCGGCGACCGCGTCATCGGCATCTGCGACTCTCCGGTCGGCCTCGGCCGCCGCATCGCGCGCGTGCTCGGCGTGAAGAACCCGGGCGAGGCGTGGATCGACTACGTCGGCCTCAACCACCTGGGCTGGGTGCGCGGCCTGCGCGTCGCCGGCCGCGACGAGCTCCCGCGTCTGCTCGCCGACCCGGACCTGCTGGGCTCCTTCGAGGAGGGCAAGCTCTTCGGCGTCGACTGGCTCCGGTCCCTGGGCGCGATCCCCAACGAGTACCTGCACTACTACTACTTCAACCGGGAAGCCGTGCGCGCCTACCAGCAGGCCGAGAAGACCCGCGGCGCCTTCCTGCACGACCAGCAGGCTCGCTTCTACGCCGAGATGAGGAACCCGGACGCCCCGGCGTGGAAGGTCTGGGACCAGACCCGAGCCGAGCGCGAGGCCACCTACATGGCCGAGAACCGCGAGACCGCCGGCGCCGGCGAACGCGACGAGGACGACCTGTCCGGCGGCTACGAGAAGGTGGCCCTCGCGCTGATGCGGGCGATCGCCCGGGACGAGCGCACGACCCTGATCCTCAATGTCCGCAACCAGCGCACCCTGTCGGTCCTGGACACGGACGCCGTCATCGAGGTCCCGTGCCTCGTCGACGCCAACGGCGCCCACCCCGTCACCGTCGATCCGCTGCCCGGCCACGCCACCGGGCTGGTCTGCGCGGTCAAGGCGGTCGAGCGCGAGGTGCTGGCCGCCGCCGACTCCGGCTCCCGCGCGACCGCGGTGAAGGCATTCGCGCTGCACCCGCTCGTCGACTCCGTCACTGTGGCCCGCAGGCTGGTCGAGGGCTACACCGAGGTCCACCCCGGACTGGCGTACCTTAGGTGA
- a CDS encoding glycoside hydrolase family 38 C-terminal domain-containing protein, giving the protein MHDESRRIEERVQRLHDQRIKTAIYAATVPFEVEAWQAPGEPVPFEEAAAASYAPFVMGTPWGPPWGTTWFRMRGQVPEEWAGRRVEAVIDLGFVGDWPGNQAEALVHLTDGTPLKAVNPLNQYVAIADPATGGETVEYLVEAASNPDILADNFSKTTPLGDILTAGDKPLYTFRGADIAILDEEVWHLDLDVQVLRELMLELGEHDPRRHEIAHALDRAMDLLDLDDVSGSAAAVREALKPVLSKPAHASAHTISGVGHAHIDSAWLWPIRETKRKTSRTFSNVTSLADEYDDFIFACSQAQQYEWVRDNYPKVWARIQESVKKGQWAPVGGMWVEADGNLPGGEAVARQFIHGKRFFIENFGIETKGVWLPDSFGYNAAYPQLAKLAGNEWFLTQKISWNQTNRFPHHTFWWEGIDGTRIFTHFPPVDTYNARFSGEEMSRAVRNYREKGGASRSLAPFGWGDGGGGPTREIMERARRLADLEGSAKVVVEHPDEFFAKAREEYPDAPVWVGELYLELHRATYTSQARTKQGNRRSEHLLREAELWATTAALHARGYTYPYEKLDRLWKTVLLHQFHDILPGSSIAWVHREAEAEYARVARELQALTAEAMAALGTGGTRVFNTSPYDRAEVVRTADGAPVYVEVPASGSAPLVDAEPPQPVTVSGRVLDNGLVRVEVAEDGTLSSVRDLRADREVLADQGNLLRLHTDLPNYWDAWDIDKHYKNRYTDLLDASWVAVVEQDPLVGAIRVERAFGKGSTITQTITVRAGSPRIDIETDIDWHESEKILKAAFPVDIRAPHSSAEIQFGHIQRPTHTNTSWEAARFEVSGHRWVHIGEPGYGVAVINDSTYGHDVSRTVREDGGTTTTVRLSLVRAPRIPDPEADQGRHRFTYSLLPGASIEDAVAEGYALNLPLRVADAAGAPAPVVSTEGEGVTVEAVKLADDASGDVVVRLYESRGGRAQGVLRTGFPLVGAHITDLLERPLEETRVDGDGGVPVELRPFQILTLRLRRG; this is encoded by the coding sequence ATGCACGACGAAAGCCGCCGGATCGAGGAGCGCGTGCAGCGCCTTCACGACCAGCGCATCAAGACCGCGATCTACGCGGCCACCGTCCCCTTCGAGGTGGAGGCCTGGCAGGCCCCGGGGGAGCCGGTCCCGTTCGAGGAGGCCGCGGCCGCCTCGTACGCGCCCTTCGTGATGGGCACCCCGTGGGGCCCGCCCTGGGGCACCACGTGGTTCCGCATGCGCGGACAGGTGCCCGAGGAGTGGGCGGGCCGCCGCGTCGAGGCCGTCATCGACCTCGGTTTCGTGGGCGACTGGCCCGGCAATCAGGCCGAGGCCCTCGTCCACCTCACGGACGGCACCCCGCTGAAGGCCGTCAACCCGCTCAACCAGTACGTGGCGATCGCCGACCCGGCGACCGGCGGCGAGACGGTCGAGTACCTGGTCGAGGCCGCCTCCAACCCGGACATCCTCGCCGACAACTTCTCGAAGACCACCCCGCTCGGCGACATCCTCACCGCCGGGGACAAGCCGCTCTACACCTTCCGCGGCGCCGACATCGCCATCCTCGACGAGGAGGTCTGGCACCTCGACCTCGACGTCCAGGTGCTGCGCGAGCTGATGCTGGAGCTCGGCGAGCACGACCCGCGCCGGCACGAGATCGCGCACGCGCTCGACCGGGCGATGGACCTGCTGGACCTGGACGACGTCTCCGGCTCCGCCGCCGCCGTGCGCGAAGCGCTGAAGCCGGTGCTGTCCAAGCCCGCGCATGCCAGCGCGCACACGATCTCCGGCGTCGGCCACGCCCACATCGACTCGGCCTGGCTCTGGCCGATCCGGGAGACCAAGCGCAAGACGTCCCGCACGTTCTCCAACGTCACGTCCCTGGCCGACGAGTACGACGACTTCATCTTCGCCTGCTCCCAGGCCCAGCAGTACGAGTGGGTGCGCGACAACTACCCCAAGGTGTGGGCCCGCATCCAGGAGTCGGTCAAGAAGGGCCAGTGGGCACCGGTCGGCGGCATGTGGGTCGAGGCCGACGGCAACCTGCCCGGCGGCGAGGCCGTCGCCCGCCAGTTCATCCACGGCAAGCGGTTCTTCATCGAGAACTTCGGCATCGAGACCAAGGGCGTGTGGCTGCCGGACTCCTTCGGCTACAACGCGGCCTACCCGCAGCTGGCCAAGCTCGCCGGCAACGAGTGGTTCCTCACCCAGAAGATCTCCTGGAACCAGACCAACAGGTTCCCCCACCACACCTTCTGGTGGGAGGGCATCGACGGCACCCGCATCTTCACCCACTTCCCGCCGGTCGACACCTACAACGCCCGCTTCAGCGGCGAGGAGATGTCCCGGGCGGTCCGCAACTACCGGGAGAAGGGCGGCGCCAGCCGCTCCCTGGCCCCCTTCGGCTGGGGCGACGGCGGTGGCGGCCCCACCCGCGAGATCATGGAGCGCGCCCGCAGGCTGGCGGACCTGGAGGGCTCCGCGAAGGTCGTCGTCGAACACCCCGACGAGTTCTTCGCCAAGGCCCGCGAGGAGTACCCGGACGCGCCCGTCTGGGTCGGAGAGCTCTACCTGGAGCTGCACCGCGCCACCTACACCTCCCAGGCCCGCACCAAGCAGGGCAACCGCCGCTCCGAGCACCTCCTGCGCGAGGCGGAACTGTGGGCGACCACGGCCGCGCTGCACGCGCGGGGCTACACGTACCCGTACGAGAAGCTGGACCGGCTCTGGAAGACGGTGCTGCTGCACCAGTTCCACGACATCCTGCCCGGCTCGTCCATCGCCTGGGTGCACCGGGAGGCCGAGGCCGAGTACGCCCGCGTCGCCCGCGAGCTCCAGGCGCTGACCGCCGAGGCGATGGCCGCGCTCGGCACCGGCGGGACCCGCGTCTTCAACACCAGCCCCTACGACCGTGCCGAGGTGGTCCGCACCGCCGACGGCGCACCGGTGTACGTGGAGGTGCCCGCGAGCGGCTCCGCGCCCCTCGTCGACGCCGAGCCCCCGCAGCCGGTGACGGTGAGCGGCCGGGTGCTCGACAACGGGCTGGTCCGGGTGGAGGTGGCCGAGGACGGCACCCTGTCGTCCGTCCGCGACCTGCGCGCCGACCGCGAGGTCCTGGCCGACCAGGGCAACCTGCTCCGCCTGCACACCGACCTGCCCAACTACTGGGACGCCTGGGACATCGACAAGCACTACAAGAACCGCTACACGGACCTCCTGGACGCCTCGTGGGTCGCGGTCGTCGAGCAGGACCCGCTGGTCGGTGCGATCCGCGTCGAGCGGGCCTTCGGCAAAGGCTCGACGATCACCCAGACGATCACCGTCCGCGCGGGCAGCCCCCGGATCGACATCGAGACGGACATCGACTGGCACGAGAGCGAGAAGATCCTCAAGGCGGCCTTCCCGGTCGACATCCGCGCCCCGCACTCCTCCGCCGAGATCCAGTTCGGCCACATCCAGCGGCCCACGCACACCAACACCAGCTGGGAGGCGGCCCGCTTCGAGGTCTCCGGCCACCGCTGGGTGCACATCGGCGAACCCGGCTACGGCGTCGCGGTCATCAACGACTCGACGTACGGCCACGACGTCTCCCGCACGGTGCGCGAGGACGGCGGCACCACGACCACCGTCCGCCTCAGCCTGGTCCGCGCCCCGCGCATCCCGGACCCCGAGGCCGACCAGGGCCGCCACCGCTTCACCTACTCGCTGCTGCCGGGCGCGAGCATCGAGGACGCCGTCGCCGAGGGCTACGCCCTCAACCTCCCGCTCCGGGTGGCCGACGCGGCCGGCGCCCCCGCACCGGTCGTCTCCACCGAGGGCGAGGGCGTGACGGTGGAGGCGGTCAAGCTCGCCGACGACGCCTCCGGCGACGTGGTCGTACGGCTCTACGAGTCCCGTGGCGGCCGGGCCCAGGGCGTCCTGCGCACCGGCTTCCCGCTCGTCGGTGCGCACATCACCGACCTGCTGGAGCGACCGCTGGAGGAAACGCGCGTGGACGGCGACGGCGGTGTCCCCGTCGAACTGCGGCCCTTCCAGATCCTGACACTGCGGCTGCGCAGGGGCTGA
- a CDS encoding alpha-L-fucosidase has translation MAVQPWFTDAKLGIFIHWGVYAVDGVQESWSFYDGIVPYDRYMSQFDRFTASRYDPRDWARLFARAGAKYAVLTSRHHDGVALWDTAYGDLNVGRDLIGGYADALREQGLKVGLYYSHSDWSHPDYASTRKPDRPPELEDNRYSEAAAEDEDLEAWERFLAYRDGQVGELAARYKPDLLWFDGEWDRSEEQWRIPELAALVRSEVPDVVFNARMLGEGDYATPEQGAPVVPPEGPWELCLTINDSWGHQHHDHNHKSVDQLIRYFTETIGGGGNLLLSVGPREDGTIPAEQAERLEGLGDWIAGHAEAVYGTERGLPPGHHYGPSTLSKDRRTLYLILFDAPRAEINVRGLIGKVRRASVLGSGTELAHRVTGGLHDTPGVLWIEPPAAPDLDPHATVLAVELEGELELYRGAGRF, from the coding sequence ATGGCCGTGCAACCCTGGTTCACCGACGCCAAGCTGGGGATCTTCATCCACTGGGGCGTCTACGCCGTCGACGGCGTCCAGGAGTCCTGGTCGTTCTACGACGGCATCGTCCCCTACGACCGGTACATGTCCCAGTTCGACCGCTTCACGGCCTCCCGCTACGACCCGCGCGACTGGGCGAGGCTCTTCGCGCGGGCCGGCGCGAAGTACGCCGTGCTGACCAGCCGCCACCACGACGGCGTCGCCCTGTGGGACACGGCGTACGGCGACCTGAACGTGGGCCGCGACCTCATCGGCGGCTACGCCGACGCCCTGCGCGAGCAGGGCCTCAAGGTCGGGCTCTACTACTCGCACTCGGACTGGAGCCACCCCGACTACGCCTCCACGCGCAAGCCGGACCGCCCACCGGAGCTGGAGGACAACCGCTACTCGGAGGCCGCCGCCGAGGACGAGGACCTGGAGGCCTGGGAGAGGTTCCTCGCCTATCGCGACGGTCAGGTAGGGGAGCTGGCGGCACGTTACAAGCCCGACCTGCTGTGGTTCGACGGCGAGTGGGACCGCAGCGAGGAACAGTGGCGCATCCCCGAACTCGCCGCCCTCGTCCGCTCCGAGGTGCCGGACGTCGTCTTCAACGCCCGCATGCTCGGCGAGGGCGACTACGCGACGCCGGAACAGGGCGCCCCGGTCGTCCCGCCCGAGGGCCCCTGGGAGCTGTGCCTGACGATCAACGACTCCTGGGGCCACCAGCACCACGACCACAACCACAAGTCGGTCGACCAGCTGATCCGCTACTTCACCGAGACCATCGGCGGCGGAGGCAACCTGCTGCTCAGCGTCGGCCCACGGGAGGACGGCACGATTCCGGCCGAGCAGGCGGAGCGGCTGGAAGGGCTCGGCGACTGGATCGCCGGGCACGCGGAGGCGGTGTACGGCACCGAACGAGGACTCCCGCCGGGCCACCACTACGGCCCGAGCACCCTCTCCAAGGACCGCCGCACCCTCTACCTGATCCTCTTCGACGCCCCACGCGCCGAGATCAACGTGCGCGGCCTCATCGGGAAAGTGCGCAGGGCTTCGGTGCTCGGCAGCGGCACGGAACTGGCCCACCGTGTCACCGGCGGCCTCCACGACACCCCGGGCGTCCTGTGGATCGAGCCTCCCGCCGCGCCGGACCTCGACCCGCACGCCACCGTGCTGGCCGTCGAACTGGAAGGGGAACTGGAGCTGTATCGCGGAGCCGGCCGATTCTGA
- a CDS encoding sulfotransferase, protein MRDPRMAAIGKGLKRRGRLVMQAVSPPRRKLDAIPAPRPAADTYTAPPAPRLVDSPVFVLSSVRSGSTLLRVLLNSHSRIRAPHEMHLRTVHVNLSRDFTADAMRALHLDKDELEHVLWDRVLHLELTRSGKDVIVDKTPPNTLIWPRLHRCWPNARYILLLRHPGAVVTSLTDRRAEPDHEAVRAEVLGYSEKLEEARLNLDPHVITYEELTAAPEKVTRGICDHLGVPWEPGMLDYGSKDHGTFRPQLGDWSSTIKSGRIQSARSADPGVELPHA, encoded by the coding sequence GTGCGAGACCCGCGTATGGCTGCGATCGGCAAGGGCCTGAAGCGTCGCGGAAGGCTGGTGATGCAGGCGGTCAGTCCACCGCGCCGGAAACTCGACGCCATCCCCGCCCCCCGCCCGGCCGCCGACACCTACACCGCCCCGCCCGCCCCCCGGCTGGTGGACTCTCCGGTCTTCGTGCTGTCGTCGGTGCGCTCCGGTTCGACTCTGCTGCGCGTCCTGCTCAACAGCCACAGCCGCATCCGCGCCCCGCACGAGATGCACCTGCGCACCGTGCACGTCAACCTCTCCCGCGACTTCACCGCGGACGCCATGCGGGCGCTCCACCTCGACAAGGACGAGCTGGAACACGTGCTGTGGGACCGGGTGCTGCACCTGGAGCTCACCCGCAGCGGCAAGGACGTCATCGTCGACAAGACCCCGCCGAACACCCTCATCTGGCCCCGGTTGCACCGGTGTTGGCCGAACGCCCGCTACATCCTGCTGCTCCGCCACCCCGGCGCGGTCGTCACGTCCCTCACCGACCGCCGCGCCGAGCCCGATCACGAAGCCGTCCGCGCGGAAGTCCTCGGTTACAGCGAGAAGCTGGAGGAGGCCCGCCTGAACCTCGACCCCCATGTGATCACCTACGAGGAGCTCACCGCCGCGCCGGAGAAGGTCACCCGGGGCATCTGCGACCACCTCGGTGTGCCCTGGGAGCCCGGCATGCTCGACTACGGCAGCAAGGACCACGGCACCTTCCGCCCCCAGCTCGGCGACTGGTCCAGCACCATCAAGTCCGGCCGCATCCAGTCGGCCCGCTCCGCCGACCCGGGCGTCGAACTCCCCCACGCCTGA
- a CDS encoding ATP-grasp domain-containing protein, with the protein MVSRVRVWLNRTYAENVFFMDQLRRNPSDRAVEIHATHGDSDSPVLAAADTAELEPENLSPAGYVEYALDQCARRGIDVFVPRLHQSAIVAHRAEFEAAGTAVLAPPPEAVAVFQDKVIAYEAVQAIGVPVPPWWRVRSSDELVAAVEELEAAGHKACFKPASGAGGVGFRVITRSPFSLTHLSGFPSPYVPFDLVLEALRRAEEPVDWLVMPRLEQPEVSVDCLTGPDNRVRLAIGRTKNGRRRGFTLHEQWLDPARRIAEGFGLHYLSNIQFRMFGDRPVLMDVNTRPAGGLHQLSLCGVNAPWAAVQLALGEDPGVVVPPFLGQDYTVVSGPRPLRPVQLPHQRPEATEQRADATDQQPLPAVSAGSVGTAAPQATVEALPL; encoded by the coding sequence ATGGTCTCTCGCGTACGCGTCTGGCTCAACCGCACGTACGCGGAGAACGTGTTCTTCATGGATCAGCTGCGGAGAAATCCCAGCGACCGGGCCGTCGAGATCCATGCGACGCACGGCGACTCCGACTCCCCCGTGCTGGCCGCCGCCGACACCGCCGAGCTGGAACCCGAGAACCTCTCCCCCGCCGGGTACGTCGAGTACGCGCTGGACCAGTGCGCGCGGCGCGGTATCGACGTGTTCGTGCCCCGGCTGCACCAGTCGGCGATCGTGGCGCACCGCGCCGAGTTCGAGGCGGCCGGCACGGCGGTGCTGGCACCGCCGCCCGAGGCGGTGGCCGTCTTCCAGGACAAGGTGATCGCCTACGAGGCGGTCCAGGCGATCGGCGTGCCGGTGCCGCCGTGGTGGCGGGTCCGGTCCAGTGACGAACTCGTCGCGGCCGTCGAGGAGTTGGAGGCCGCGGGGCACAAGGCGTGTTTCAAGCCGGCGTCCGGGGCGGGCGGGGTGGGCTTCCGCGTGATCACGCGCTCGCCCTTCTCGCTGACGCACCTGAGCGGCTTCCCGAGCCCGTACGTGCCGTTCGACCTGGTGCTGGAGGCGCTGCGGCGGGCCGAGGAGCCGGTCGACTGGCTGGTGATGCCGCGCCTGGAGCAGCCCGAGGTGTCGGTGGACTGCCTGACCGGTCCGGACAACCGGGTCCGGCTGGCCATCGGCCGCACCAAGAACGGGCGCCGCCGGGGCTTCACGCTGCACGAGCAGTGGCTGGACCCGGCCCGGCGGATCGCGGAGGGCTTCGGTCTTCACTACCTGTCCAACATCCAGTTCCGGATGTTCGGCGACCGGCCGGTCCTGATGGACGTCAACACCCGCCCGGCCGGCGGCCTGCACCAGCTGTCCCTGTGCGGTGTCAACGCCCCCTGGGCCGCCGTCCAGCTGGCGCTCGGCGAGGACCCGGGCGTGGTGGTCCCGCCGTTCCTTGGCCAGGACTACACGGTGGTGTCGGGGCCGCGTCCGCTGCGGCCGGTGCAGCTGCCGCACCAGCGGCCGGAGGCGACGGAGCAGCGAGCGGACGCGACCGACCAACAGCCGCTGCCCGCGGTGTCGGCCGGCTCCGTAGGCACGGCGGCCCCGCAGGCCACGGTCGAGGCCCTGCCTCTCTAG